One segment of Streptomyces sp. TG1A-8 DNA contains the following:
- a CDS encoding PadR family transcriptional regulator, which yields MSRRSGILEFAVLGLLRESPMHGYELRKRLNTSLGVFRAFSYGTLYPCLKTLLANGWLIEEPGSTHEDALAAPLAGRRAKIVYRLTAEGKEHFEELLSQTGPDAYEDEHFAARFAFFGQTSRDVRMRVLEGRRSRLEERLEKMRASLTRTRERLDDYTLELQRHGMESVEREVRWLNELIESERAGRDLRGSASGGSAQQDTTSGSTGGLPRAGDISGTDTPGDTAT from the coding sequence ATGAGCCGGCGTTCCGGCATCCTTGAGTTCGCCGTACTCGGCCTGCTGCGCGAGTCCCCGATGCACGGCTACGAGCTGCGCAAACGGCTCAACACGTCCCTGGGTGTGTTCCGGGCCTTCAGTTACGGAACCCTGTACCCCTGCCTCAAGACGCTGCTCGCCAACGGCTGGTTGATCGAGGAACCGGGAAGTACCCACGAGGACGCACTGGCCGCTCCCCTCGCCGGACGCCGCGCGAAGATCGTCTACCGGTTGACGGCGGAAGGTAAGGAACACTTCGAGGAGCTGCTCTCCCAGACCGGCCCCGACGCGTACGAGGACGAGCACTTCGCCGCACGTTTCGCCTTCTTCGGGCAGACGTCGCGCGATGTGCGCATGCGCGTGCTGGAGGGCCGGCGCAGTCGCCTGGAGGAGCGCCTGGAGAAGATGCGCGCCTCCCTGACGCGCACCAGGGAGCGCCTCGACGACTACACGCTTGAGCTCCAGCGCCACGGAATGGAATCCGTGGAGCGCGAAGTGCGCTGGCTGAACGAGCTCATCGAGAGCGAGCGGGCCGGGCGGGACCTGAGGGGTTCCGCATCCGGGGGGTCCGCTCAGCAGGACACCACATCTGGATC